A window of Hyalangium gracile contains these coding sequences:
- a CDS encoding SMI1/KNR4 family protein translates to MMKELIEFISRYDAGYAGTIRGASAGEVSELERLVGRRLPGRYQEFLRHMGRSMGDFVVPETNFLIDRILRFYRGKARDRIPQRYIFIAAHEEDPYSSYYYDCGSSAEADDYKIIRAELGEDFANADMLSLAFPSLQDMLFLFAFQVKRMYLLPHRAFLQTSWGTAAHEPGEAGTLTLEGLEGIMPQLGFQRLPYTSVMNPLFDRADAAFYAHRASDTGGLSAELAASHEKEHSRLLEIIKDNTLLT, encoded by the coding sequence ATGATGAAGGAACTCATCGAGTTCATCAGCCGGTACGACGCGGGATATGCCGGCACGATTCGCGGAGCGAGCGCCGGGGAGGTGTCTGAGCTCGAGCGTTTGGTGGGCCGTAGGCTCCCTGGCAGGTATCAGGAGTTTCTGCGACACATGGGGCGCAGCATGGGCGACTTCGTCGTCCCCGAGACAAACTTCCTCATCGACCGGATCCTGCGCTTCTATCGAGGAAAAGCCCGTGACAGGATTCCGCAGCGGTACATCTTCATTGCTGCCCACGAGGAGGACCCTTACAGCAGCTACTACTATGATTGTGGTTCATCCGCGGAGGCGGACGACTACAAGATCATCCGGGCGGAGCTTGGGGAAGACTTCGCGAATGCCGACATGCTCTCGCTGGCCTTTCCGTCACTCCAGGACATGTTGTTCCTGTTCGCCTTCCAAGTGAAGAGAATGTACTTGCTGCCTCATCGAGCGTTCTTGCAGACCTCCTGGGGAACCGCGGCGCACGAGCCAGGAGAAGCGGGGACACTGACTCTGGAAGGACTCGAGGGGATCATGCCTCAGCTCGGCTTCCAGAGGCTTCCTTACACCAGCGTCATGAACCCACTGTTCGATCGGGCTGATGCGGCTTTCTATGCGCATCGTGCCTCTGACACAGGCGGCCTGAGTGCAGAGCTAGCGGCCTCACATGAGAAGGAGCACAGCCGGCTCCTGGAAATCATCAAGGACAATACGTTGCTGACCTGA
- a CDS encoding PAAR-like domain-containing protein, whose amino-acid sequence MSKVYVNGRTAAHKGDNQVNTGAVPDVCKTPSPGGPVPIPYVNVARDSDLSNGSKSVSIAGNPVALANSNLSTSSGDEPGTAGGGLISSKTKGKMTWGSYSIDVKMEGKGVARFLDVTQHNGNTFNTAFTQQGGTGLAYGDDPVEGRTKCPICKKPKPDHRILETQVVRGKARDLLRALMTVAKEKGLGHTLKLDDDGLPRNGYMIGVLTCKGGQKIYAAMSGRAPYIDGFKDAVRLLQAKDSRWTLCEPLGPTSVIRNPRGDEIPIAKMPVVPGGKPAGACAAPQLLQNAQDPQAGGHIPGAMSEIWYRPRVLKRHTQGQQSVKVIFFKNGKQITSAFAHGESVPSCKTCQNHLTQMLCDMNEKTCP is encoded by the coding sequence ATGAGCAAAGTCTACGTGAATGGCCGGACTGCCGCGCACAAGGGCGATAATCAGGTCAACACGGGGGCGGTCCCAGACGTATGCAAGACGCCCTCTCCTGGGGGACCCGTACCCATTCCCTATGTGAATGTGGCGCGAGATAGTGACCTCTCCAACGGAAGCAAGTCGGTAAGTATCGCGGGAAACCCTGTTGCTCTCGCAAACTCGAATCTCAGCACGAGCAGCGGCGACGAGCCCGGGACGGCAGGCGGAGGCCTCATCTCCTCGAAAACGAAAGGGAAGATGACCTGGGGCAGCTATAGCATCGACGTCAAGATGGAAGGGAAAGGCGTAGCCCGGTTCCTGGATGTCACCCAGCACAATGGTAACACCTTCAACACAGCCTTCACTCAACAGGGTGGCACAGGATTGGCCTATGGAGACGACCCAGTCGAGGGAAGGACCAAGTGCCCGATATGCAAGAAGCCAAAACCAGACCATCGCATCCTGGAGACACAGGTCGTTCGAGGTAAAGCCCGGGACCTGCTGCGGGCGCTCATGACCGTCGCGAAGGAAAAGGGGCTCGGACACACTCTCAAGCTCGATGATGATGGATTGCCTCGCAACGGCTACATGATTGGAGTTCTCACCTGCAAAGGTGGGCAGAAGATCTACGCCGCCATGTCCGGCAGGGCCCCTTATATTGACGGGTTCAAGGACGCAGTGCGCTTGTTGCAGGCCAAAGACAGCAGATGGACGCTCTGCGAGCCCCTCGGGCCAACCAGTGTCATCCGAAATCCCCGGGGTGACGAGATCCCAATTGCCAAGATGCCGGTGGTTCCGGGTGGCAAGCCAGCAGGCGCCTGCGCAGCCCCGCAGCTCCTCCAAAACGCACAAGACCCACAAGCGGGTGGACATATTCCTGGCGCCATGTCCGAGATCTGGTACCGCCCGCGGGTTCTCAAGCGCCATACTCAAGGGCAGCAGAGCGTCAAAGTGATCTTCTTCAAGAATGGCAAGCAGATTACCTCGGCATTCGCCCATGGCGAGAGTGTTCCCTCATGCAAGACGTGCCAGAATCATCTGACGCAGATGCTATGTGACATGAATGAGAAGACTTGCCCCTGA